Genomic window (Bradyrhizobium sp. 186):
ATCTGCACGGCTTCGGCGACAGCGACAAGCCGGACGGCCCATATGGGTCGGACGGCCACGCGGCGGACATGCTGGCGCTGATGGACGGGCTCGGTATCACGCGATTCGGCGTCGTCGGCCACGATGTTGGCGGCGCTGTCATGCAGCCCTTGGCCCGGCAGACGCCGGACCGGCTCGCCGGGCTGTTCTTGTTCGATTTCGTCTATCCCGGTGTCGGGCCGCGCATGGCGGCGCCCGACCGGCTCAACCACATCTGGTACCAGTCCTTCCACCAGATGGAGATGGCCGTGCGGCTCGTCGGCGCGAGTCGCGAAAACTGCCGGCTCTATGTCAGTCATTTCCTGAAGGGCTGGGCCCACCGCAAGGACGCCTTCGATGACGTCCTCGACGACTTCGCCGATAATTTCTTCAAGGACGGCAATCTTGCCGGCGGCTTTG
Coding sequences:
- a CDS encoding alpha/beta hydrolase → MEHLTIRANGANFHLARCGRGKPLLLLHGWPEFWLTWEPVMARLADRFMLIAPDLHGFGDSDKPDGPYGSDGHAADMLALMDGLGITRFGVVGHDVGGAVMQPLARQTPDRLAGLFLFDFVYPGVGPRMAAPDRLNHIWYQSFHQMEMAVRLVGASRENCRLYVSHFLKGWAHRKDAFDDVLDDFADNFFKDGNLAGGFAYYRAAHAGRIAMMKGEAPTLPPITVPTCVRWAEHDPLFPYAWTDRLRETFSELDLAMFPDVGHFPHREDPDRAATEIAAFFQRISWS